The window CGAGCGTTTCGGCGTAGACCGCCGCTTCTCTGGCCGAGCGGAGATCAGGTTCGGTGACGATCTCCATCAGCGGGGTGCCGCCCCGGTTGTAATCAACCAGCGACTCTTCGGCCCCCATTATTCTATCGGCCCCGACGTGGACCAGTTTGCCGGCGTCTTCTTCCAGGTGGAGGCGGGTAATCCCGATCCGTTTTTTGACCCCGTCAACCACGATCTCAAGATATCCGCCGGTCGCTAAAGGCCGGTCGTACTGGGAGATCTGGTAACCTTTTGGCAGGTCGGGGTAAAAATAGTTCTTGCGGGCAAAGATACTGCTCGGTTCTATCCGGCAGTTCAGGGCGAGGGCCGCCTTGATCGCCAGCTCGATCGCTTTTTTGTTGACGACCGGCAGAGAGCCCGGCTGGCCGGTGCAGACCGGACAGATGTTTGAATTCGGTTCATTGCCGAATTTGATCGAGCAGGAGCAGAACATCTTGCTGGCGGTCAATATCTGGGCGTGGGTTTCCAGCCCGATCACTGTTTCGTAACTCATTTTTTTACCTCTTTAAAAGAGTCCAGCTCCCAGACCGGTTTCGAGATCAGTTCTTTAAGGTCTTTATATGAAAGGTCTTGCAGGCTGAACCATTCCTCGGTCAGCGGGATATAGATATCAGCCGAAAACTTCTGACTGATCACTTTCAGGACCAGGAGCTTGCCGTGGCTGAATTCCCAGACATAGATGTAACCGTTGTTCTTGAGCGGGATCTCGCTCATCCATGATTCGTCAATGACCAGCCGCTTGAGCTCGCTGATCGGGCAAAGTCCGGGATAAGTTATCTCCAGCAGAAGCCGGTTCAGCTTCATGATGTTCATTTGCTGTTCCGCTGTCAGGGAGGAGAACGGCTTGCCGCGGTAGCCCCGGGTTGCTTTCAGCAGGGCATTGATCTCGGCGCTGACAGGACGGTCTTTCCAGCGCGGCTTCCAGTAGCGGTCGTAAAAATTCGGGGTCCGCAGCAGTTCCTTGAGATAGGCGAGCGAACCCTTGGGCGATCTTATCTTTAAACCGTAATTGTCGGTCTCAATGGCGGTGGTCAGTCCCCGCAGTGTTTCCGTCCCCTGGCCAAACTCGCTCCCGGCAAAGTCATAGGTTTTCCGTTCCTTCTCGATCTTTTCCATCCGCTCTTTGGCCAGGATCGCCTGTTTTAGCTTTTCGATCTCTTTTTTGGTCTTGACCTTTTTCTTTTTGACCGGTTTTTTTACCGCCTGCGCGACTTTGATCGGGGTTTCGATCTCCTGCTTGGGAACAAAGACCTTGAATTGCTTGCTCTTTTCGGAGCGAAGGACGAGATATTTTTTGATCACTCTCAGGCCGGTGTAATTGATCTTGAGGATGAGATACTTTTCTCCAGCCGCCAGGCTGACCCTGGTGGAAAATGTATTGTCCGGGTTGACCTTGACCTGCTTGTCATTGATGGAGATAGAATTTACGCCGGGGATCGCTACTCCTGACACATCCCCGTTGATCGCCGGGAAGCTTTTTATGTCTTCCGCGCTGGGAGCGGCCAGGGCGGCGCCACCAGTCAGTAGAGCGAGCGCTAACAGAAAACCAGCGGCTAAACGCCGCGGTTCCCTGTTAGCAATTATAATTTTGGTTTTTGATTGTGCCATTTTGTATTCTGTTCGTAAGTATACGCGACCCGAAAGATTGTTTCTTCGGCAAAAGCTTTTCCGATGATCTGCAAGCCGATCGGCAGGCCCCCGGCGAAACCGCAGGGGAGAGAGAGGGCCGGAAGCCCGGCCAGGTTGACCGGAATGGTCGCGATATCGGAAAGGTACATGGCGAGCGGATCGGCGGTCTTTTCGCCGATCTTAAAAGCTACGGTCGGGGCCGTCGGCGAGAGCAGGACATCGCATTGGCCAAGCGCTTTTTCAAAGTCTTGTTTGATCAGGGTCCTGACCTTGAGCGCCTTTAAATAGTACGCGTCATAATAACCGGCCGATAAAGCGTAGGTCCCGATCATGATCCGGCGTTTGACCTCCTGGCCAAAACCTTCCTGGCGGGTATGGTAATACATGTTGAGCAGATCCTTGTCGCCGCTGCTCCGGTGGCCGTATTTGACCCCGTCAAAACGGGCCAGGTTGGAGCTGGCTTCGGCCGGGGCGAGCAGGTAATAAGTTGAAACGGCGTATTCAAAAGAAGGGAGGGTGACTTCAATTATCTCCGCCCCCAGCTTTTCCAGGGTCTTGGCCGCCTCCTGGACCGCCTGTTTAACTTCAGGCGCGATCCCTTCGCCAAGCAGGTTGGTGATCAGGCCGACCTTGACCTTTTTGACGTCGTCGATCAGCGCTTTCCGGTAATCGGGAACCGGCAGATCGACCGAGGTAGAGTCTTTTTCGTCCCGGCCGGCGATCGCGCCGAGCAGGATGGCGCTGTCGGTCACATCTTTGGTCAGTGGGCCGATCTGGTCGAGTGACGAAGCAAAAGCGACCAGCCCAAAGCGGGAGACCCGGCCGTAGGTTGGCTTTAAACCAACCACACCGCAAAAAGCGGCCGGCTGGCGAATTGATCCGCCGGTATCAGAACCCAGCGCCAAGATCGCTTCATCGGCGGCGACCGCCGCGGCGGAACCTCCGGAGGAGCCTCCCGGGACCGTTCCCAGGTCCCAGGGATTGCGGGTGGGATAAAGGGCGGAATTCTCAGTCGAAGAGCCCATGGCAAACTCGTCCATATTAGCTTTCCCGATGATCACCGCGCCGGCTGTCTTGAGCCGGGCGACGACGGTCGCGTCGTATGAGGGGATGAAATTATTCAGGATCTTTGAACTGCAGGTGGTCAGGATCCCCCGGGTGCACATATTATCTTTGATCGCGATCGGGATTCCGGTCAGCGGCGTGACCTGTTCGCCTGTTTTTAACCGCTCATCGGCCGCCCGCGCCTGGATCAGCGCTTCTTCTTTGGTCAGGGAAACAAAGGCTTTGACTTTTGCTTCGACCGAATTGATCCGCTCAAAAAGGGCTTCGGTCAGTTCCAACGAACTAAGTTTTTTTCCGGTCAGGAGGGCGTGCAGTTCGTGAGAGGTTTGTGTCATTCCACTATCCTTGGGACGCGGAACATCTGCTCCGCCTGGTCCGGCGCGTTGGCTAAAATATCTACGACGTTGGGGCAGGGGAAGGACTGGTCTTCCCGAAAAACGTTCTTGACCGGGATCGCGTGCGATGTTGGGGGGATGTTGTCGGTATCAAGCTTATTAAGATTCGCGGCATAGTCTAAAATTGCCGAAAGCTGGGGACCGAAAAGATCTTTTTCAGGGTCGGTCAGCCCAAGCCGGGCAAGTTTAGCTACATGTTCGACATTTATTCGCATGTTAAAAGCATTATATCAAGAGTGGAGTGGAAGGGCAAAATAAAAGACCGAGCCATGGCCGGGACCGGCCGAAGCTACCCAGATCCTGCCGCCATGAAGCTCAACGACCGACCTGCACAGGGCCAGTCCCAGGCCGGTCCCTTTTCTCTCGGCCGATTCTTTACTGGCCCGGTAAAATTTGTCAAAGATCAGCGGCAAATCTTTCTTTTCCACCCCTAACCCTTCATCCCTGACCGCCACGGTCAATTCCTGGCCGTTCAGTGAAATTGAAACAAAGATCTTTCCCCCTTTGTTTGAAAATTTGATGGCATTGGAAAGAAGGTTAATAAAAACTTCGTGGAGTCTGTCTTCGTCAATTTGGACCAGCGGCAGACTTGATTCAAATTCCTTGACGATAGAGATCTCGCTGGTCCTGACCAGAGGGTCGACCTCTTCGATCGCGCGTTCGGCAATATCGCGCAGGTCGGAATCAACTTTATTTAGCTTGATTTTGCCCGATTCGATCCGGGCCAGGCTTAACAGGTCGTTGACCATGTTGAGGATCCGTTTGGCCTGCCGCTTGATCACCGCCAAAGGTTCTCGTTGGTTTTCCGCCGGGCTTTTGTTGATCAGCAGGTCGGTATACCCCAGGATCGAGGTCAGCGGGGTCTTTGTCTCGTGCATGACCATGTGCATAAAGTCGGCCTGGGCGACCGACAGAGTCTCGACCTGATGCTGTTTTTCGCGCAGTTTTCTGGCCAGATAAGAAACGATGTAAATTATCAGGAGAGACGAGAAAAAGAGGGCGAGCGATTTGGACGTGATATACGACAGGTTGTAGTAAAGGGTGCCGGGAGTTTCGACCATCCGGAAATGGGGGATGATCGAAAACGCTTCTAAAGCGCAATTTATCCAATATAACAGGGCGGCTTGTCCGGAGAGGAAGAAGGCGATCGTCTCCAGGCTGTATATGGAGATCGCGGCGAACTCAAGAAGATAGAAGAAGGTGAATGGGCTTTCGATCCCGCCGGTAAAATGGACAAGAATGGTCACGACTAATATATCGGCCGAAGCCCTTAAGTAGGTGAATAAAATATTCTCGCTGAAGGCGGGGAACCGTTTGACCAGGGCCGGGAAGGTGATATTGTAGCCGGCGGCAAAACCGATCACAACAAAGCTCAAGAAAAATATCTGATGATTGCGGTTGAAAAGAAAGATGGTCAGGACGATCAACATCATAAAAAAGATCGCCGCCCAGCGGAGCTGGACAAACCAGAGGGTCAGCAGTTGTTTGTCGCTCAAAGGCTTAGTCTGCATCTTCTGGGATTATATCGTTAGATCCGGGCGCTGGCAACCGGGGAAAGGGAAAATGAAGAATGATCGCGCTTATAATGTCCAGCGGCGCCGATCATGGCGGCGTTATCGGTGCAGTATTCAAACGGGGGGATGTGGACGGCCAACCCTTTCGCCTCTGCCTTTGCCTTCAACTCCCGCCGTAATGCTGAATTTGCCGAGACTCCGCCGGCCAGGGCGATCGTTTCGCATTTGTAAAGTTCGGCCGCTTTAAGGCTTTTTTCGACCAGGACGTCGATGGCCGCGGCCTGGAAGGAAGCGCAAAGGTCAGGGATGAGGGATGAGGGATCGGGGAGACGACTGACGTAATTAACAACTGCAGTTTTCAGTCCGCTGAAACTGAAATCAAGGCCAAACTCTTCTTCAATCATCGGCCTTTTAAAGTGAATGGCATCAGGATTCCCCTCTTTAGCTAATTTATCAATGATCGGTCCGCCGGGGTAGCCGATCTTCAGGAAGCGGGCGACTTTATCGTAAGCCTCTCCCGCGGCGTCGTCCCTGGTTTGCCCCACCGTTTCGTAGTCACCATGCCCCTTAACGAGTACTAATGAAGTATGCCCGCCGGAAACGAGCAGGGTGATAAAAGGGAAAGAGGCATCAAGGGTTCCAGGCATCGAGTCACTAGATCCCTCAAGAAAATTCGCGTAAATATGTCCTTCCAGGTGATTTACCCCGATGAGCGGTTTTTTAAGGGAGTAGGCAAGAGCTTTGGCGGCGCTGACCCCGACGATCAGGGAGCCGACCAGCCCGGGGCCGTAAGTGACGGCGATCGCGTCGATCTCTTTGGTCTCTTTTCCAGCCCGATCGAGAGCATCTTTAATGATGAGAGAGATGCATTCAGCGTGGAGGCGGGAGGCGACCTCCGGGACGATCCCGCCGTATTTTTTGTGGAATTCGATCTGGGAGGCGATGACGTTAGATAAAACCTCGCGCCCGTCCTTCACGACAGCAGCGGAAGTTTCATCGCATGAAGTTTCGATGGCCAGGATGTTCATATTTTAGATTGCCAGCGAATAGCCGGTTTGGGGACCTTTGCCAATCCTTTTGACGATCTTATGCTTGACCAGAAATTCAATGTCCAGCCTGGCAGTTCTGGCCGCGACCTTTTCTTCTTTCACCAGGGAGAGATAATCTTTTATGGTGGCCCTTTTTTGCTCCTGCAAATGCTCAATAAATTGCCACTGTCTTTCATTTAGCCATAATTGTCCGATCTTTTTTATCAGGAAACGATCCCGGCTAAAGCTTTGGACCTTGGCTTTGATGAAGGACATTTGTTGCGCCACCCCGGCAATAAAGTATTCAAGCCATTGCGTTATTTCAATTTTGCCCGGATCAACGGATTGCAAAGCAGAATAATAGCTTTGCCTGTCCTCATTATAATAATCATCAAGCGCAAAGAAATCCTTAATATCAAAGCCTGATTGATAAAGAATTAAAGTCGCCAGTGCCCGTGCCACCCGGCCGTTGCCATCAATGAAGGGATGGATCCTGACAAGTTCATAGTGAGCAATGCCAGCCGTCAAAACCGGATATAGATCATTTGCTTCCTGGGAGTTCAGCCAGGCGCATAGTGCCTTGACCAGGTCGGAGACAGTATGCTCTTTGGGCGGCGTAAAGACCGTCCGACCGAAACTATCAACCACATAAACCATTTTGTCTCGATAATGGCCGGCTTGATCTTTTGCCAGAACGATCCTGGTGATCAAGTTGTGAAGTTTTAAAATGACCGCCGGGGTAAAGAGTTGAATGTGGCGGCCATGTTTGTCAATGAATTTTAAGGCGGAAATATAATTCGACACTTCCCGCTTGTCTCTTGGCCGCGCTTCAACTTTCCTGCCAGATACGATCGCGGCCACTTCTTCTTTTGATAAGCGGTTCCCTTCAATGGAGGTGGAATGGTGCGACCGACTTATCAGGGCATCCTTTTTGAGGCGAATTTCAATTTTCGGCAGGAGAGGAGAATTTAAGATCGTTTCTCTAGCGGAAGAGATCTCCGCGATCTGCCGGGTAATGATCGGAGTTATCTTATAATTAGGCTTATACATGACCTTAAATATTATACCATTGCCTGATTAATCCGGCAATAATCCGGCAATAATCCGGCAACGGCGGCGGTTTCATCGCACGAAGCCATTGCGCCGCCCCCCCCCCCCACCAAGGTGTATACTATTGGCAAATGGTTGAACTACCTGATAGTGAATACCAAAAACTGCAGGCGCGGCTGAACGAAGCCAGCCGGATGGTCACAGTGGTGCGGGACTCCAACGACGCGATCACGATTCAGGATTTCGAGGGAAAGATCGCCGCCTGGAACCGCGGCGCCGAGCTGATGTATGGCTACAGCGAGCAGGAAGCGCTGAAAAAAAATATCTGGGACCTTACTCCCCCTGATAAATCTGCCGAGCAAAAGGATTTCAACCGCCGGTTATTGGCCGGCGAAAAGGTCTCGTCACTGGAAACCCAGCGGCTGACCAAAGACGGGCGCCTGCTCGATGTCTGGCTGACCGTAACGAAACTGGTTGACGAAACGGGGGAAGTAATTGGGATTGCCTCGACCGAGCGCGACATTACCGAGCGCAAGCGGATCGAATCGGAAGCCAGAAATATTGCGGAGCGGTACAAATCCCTGTTTGATTCATCCTCCGATATCCTGGTCCAGCTTGACACGTCTGGGACTGTAGTTGATCTTAATCCGCAGGCTGAATTAATCAGCGGCTATAAAAGAGAGGAGATCGTCGGCAAAAAATTAAACGCTATGATCGGTAAATTTACGAAAGAAAGCGTGGACTTGATGGTTGCCAACTTTGCTACCAGAAAAGAAGGAGTTGCTGTTGAGCCCTATGAGGTTGAAGCGATCGATAGCAACGGCCAGAAATTATATTTTGAGATCACTACGTCACCCCTGAAAGGGATCGTGGGGAAGG is drawn from Candidatus Margulisiibacteriota bacterium and contains these coding sequences:
- a CDS encoding Fic family protein produces the protein MYKPNYKITPIITRQIAEISSARETILNSPLLPKIEIRLKKDALISRSHHSTSIEGNRLSKEEVAAIVSGRKVEARPRDKREVSNYISALKFIDKHGRHIQLFTPAVILKLHNLITRIVLAKDQAGHYRDKMVYVVDSFGRTVFTPPKEHTVSDLVKALCAWLNSQEANDLYPVLTAGIAHYELVRIHPFIDGNGRVARALATLILYQSGFDIKDFFALDDYYNEDRQSYYSALQSVDPGKIEITQWLEYFIAGVAQQMSFIKAKVQSFSRDRFLIKKIGQLWLNERQWQFIEHLQEQKRATIKDYLSLVKEEKVAARTARLDIEFLVKHKIVKRIGKGPQTGYSLAI
- the tsaD gene encoding tRNA (adenosine(37)-N6)-threonylcarbamoyltransferase complex transferase subunit TsaD; the protein is MNILAIETSCDETSAAVVKDGREVLSNVIASQIEFHKKYGGIVPEVASRLHAECISLIIKDALDRAGKETKEIDAIAVTYGPGLVGSLIVGVSAAKALAYSLKKPLIGVNHLEGHIYANFLEGSSDSMPGTLDASFPFITLLVSGGHTSLVLVKGHGDYETVGQTRDDAAGEAYDKVARFLKIGYPGGPIIDKLAKEGNPDAIHFKRPMIEEEFGLDFSFSGLKTAVVNYVSRLPDPSSLIPDLCASFQAAAIDVLVEKSLKAAELYKCETIALAGGVSANSALRRELKAKAEAKGLAVHIPPFEYCTDNAAMIGAAGHYKRDHSSFSLSPVASARI
- a CDS encoding PAS domain S-box protein is translated as MVELPDSEYQKLQARLNEASRMVTVVRDSNDAITIQDFEGKIAAWNRGAELMYGYSEQEALKKNIWDLTPPDKSAEQKDFNRRLLAGEKVSSLETQRLTKDGRLLDVWLTVTKLVDETGEVIGIASTERDITERKRIESEARNIAERYKSLFDSSSDILVQLDTSGTVVDLNPQAELISGYKREEIVGKKLNAMIGKFTKESVDLMVANFATRKEGVAVEPYEVEAIDSNGQKLYFEITTSPLKGIVGKEAGELWIMHNITRRKQAEEELNESKTLFETVVENIPLMIFLKEAKDLRFVIFNRAGEELLGYDRKDLLGKNNLDLFPPEQAANFMAKDREVLDGATGKVDIPEEPITTAKQGVRLLHTHKVCVKGEDGATKFLLGISEDITERKQMNMELKKKVTDLEEFYQLTVGREIKMIELEKEIERLKKNQKI
- the gatC gene encoding Asp-tRNA(Asn)/Glu-tRNA(Gln) amidotransferase subunit GatC — its product is MRINVEHVAKLARLGLTDPEKDLFGPQLSAILDYAANLNKLDTDNIPPTSHAIPVKNVFREDQSFPCPNVVDILANAPDQAEQMFRVPRIVE
- the gatA gene encoding Asp-tRNA(Asn)/Glu-tRNA(Gln) amidotransferase subunit GatA gives rise to the protein MTQTSHELHALLTGKKLSSLELTEALFERINSVEAKVKAFVSLTKEEALIQARAADERLKTGEQVTPLTGIPIAIKDNMCTRGILTTCSSKILNNFIPSYDATVVARLKTAGAVIIGKANMDEFAMGSSTENSALYPTRNPWDLGTVPGGSSGGSAAAVAADEAILALGSDTGGSIRQPAAFCGVVGLKPTYGRVSRFGLVAFASSLDQIGPLTKDVTDSAILLGAIAGRDEKDSTSVDLPVPDYRKALIDDVKKVKVGLITNLLGEGIAPEVKQAVQEAAKTLEKLGAEIIEVTLPSFEYAVSTYYLLAPAEASSNLARFDGVKYGHRSSGDKDLLNMYYHTRQEGFGQEVKRRIMIGTYALSAGYYDAYYLKALKVRTLIKQDFEKALGQCDVLLSPTAPTVAFKIGEKTADPLAMYLSDIATIPVNLAGLPALSLPCGFAGGLPIGLQIIGKAFAEETIFRVAYTYEQNTKWHNQKPKL
- a CDS encoding HAMP domain-containing histidine kinase, whose product is MQTKPLSDKQLLTLWFVQLRWAAIFFMMLIVLTIFLFNRNHQIFFLSFVVIGFAAGYNITFPALVKRFPAFSENILFTYLRASADILVVTILVHFTGGIESPFTFFYLLEFAAISIYSLETIAFFLSGQAALLYWINCALEAFSIIPHFRMVETPGTLYYNLSYITSKSLALFFSSLLIIYIVSYLARKLREKQHQVETLSVAQADFMHMVMHETKTPLTSILGYTDLLINKSPAENQREPLAVIKRQAKRILNMVNDLLSLARIESGKIKLNKVDSDLRDIAERAIEEVDPLVRTSEISIVKEFESSLPLVQIDEDRLHEVFINLLSNAIKFSNKGGKIFVSISLNGQELTVAVRDEGLGVEKKDLPLIFDKFYRASKESAERKGTGLGLALCRSVVELHGGRIWVASAGPGHGSVFYFALPLHS